From a region of the Vanrija pseudolonga chromosome 2, complete sequence genome:
- the rps1102 gene encoding 40S ribosomal protein S11-B, giving the protein MAEIERAFRKQHLFQNAKSKGGKKVATKTKRWYKDVGLGFKTPAEAINGTYIDKKCPFTGDVSIRGRILSGVVHSTKMTNTIIVRRDYLHFIPKYRRYEKRHKNLAAHVSPAFRVEAGDQVTVGQCRPLSKTVRFNVLRVQANKAKGFSKF; this is encoded by the exons ATGGCTGAGATCGAGCGTGCCTTCCGCAAGCAGCACCTGTTCCAGAACGCCAAGTCGAAGG gcggcaagaaggtcgCCACCAAGACCAAGCGGTGGTACAAGGACGTCGGTCTCGGCTTCAAGACCCCCGCTGAGGCCATCAACGGCACCTACATCGACAAGAAGTGCCCCTTCACCGGCGATGTCTCGATCCGTGGCCGTATCCTCTCCGGTGTCGTCCACTCGACCAAGATGACCAACACCATCATTGTTCGCCGTGACTACCTCCACTT CATCCCCAAGTACCGCCGTTACGAGAAGCGCCACAAgaacctcgccgcccacgtCTCGCCCGCCTTCCGTGTCGAGGCCGGTGACCAGGTTACCGTTGGCCAGTGCCGCCCCCTCTCGAAGACTGTTCGCTTCAACGTCCTCCGCGTTCAGGCcaacaaggccaagggcttCTCGAAGTTCTAA
- the get4 gene encoding Golgi to ER traffic protein 4: protein MPPRTARTPTLEALLPPILANLQSDPPNAYSAHQKALTTTARLVHAGHGALAVEILFAVARELLKLGEAGSGVELGVRMIEIMGQIGTPVDDKSKASVTQLLALTPPSGNWRKKLADAAVKWSAAGGCPTGDPSLHQYLGELYYKDRLFVPAEHHLLASGKRDAATLLAELLFEWSEKGKQDPGPYAVKGTLPFLAQSPPNVLPAAAFLQRFLSLLQSPASAASSIFLGSAPGPTPTDAYVELTTSPTLNFLQLALATVERAPAPGVSGVQARGTDGGVARDWQQLLARYRRIAGSDGVLANPDVNEALEHISASVFLIPQRNTGQNDLLQNLMGSLFGGGSGGGLPGLGAR, encoded by the exons atGCCGCCACGAACAgcacgcacgccgacgctcgaggcgctcctgCCCCCCATCCTGGCCAATCTGCAGTCGGACCCGCCAAACGCGTACAGCGCGCACCAGAAGGCGCtgacgaccacggcgcgtCTAGTGCACgcggggcacggcgcgctcgccgtcgagatCCTGTttgccgtcgcgcgcgagctgctcaagctcggcgaggcgggctcgggcgtcgagctcggcgtgcgcatGATTGAGATCATGGGCCAGATTGGCAcccccgtcgacgacaagagcAAGG CTTCCGTGACCCAGCTCCTGGCCCTCACGCCCCCAAGCGGAAACTGGCGcaagaagctcgccgacgcagcAGTCAAGTGgtcggccgccggcggctgcCCCACCGGCGACCCAAGCCTGCACCAgtacctcggcgagctgtaCTACAAGG ACCGCCTGTTCgtgcccgccgagcaccacctcctcgccagcggcaagcgcgacgccgcgaccctgctcgccgagctgttGTTCGAGTGGTCGGAGAAAGGCAAGCAGGACCCCGGGCCGTACGCCGTCAAGGGCACGCTTCC CTTCCTTGCCCAGTCCCCGCCCAacgtcctccccgccgcaGCCTTCCTCCAGCGCTTCCTCTCGCTCCTGCAGTCGCCAGCCTCtgccgcctcgtccatcttcctcggctcggcgccaggCCCGACCCCGACCGACGCATACGTCGAGCTCACGACCTCCCCGACGCTCAACTTCctgcagctcgccctcgcgacggtcgagcgcgcgccggcgcccggCGTCTCGGGCGTGCAGGCGCGCGGGACGGACGGAGGCGTCGCGCGTGACtggcagcagctgctcgcgcgctaCCGCCGCATTgcgggcagcgacggcgtgctcgccaaccccgacgTCAACGAG gccctcgagcacatctcggcctcggtcttCCTCATCCCCCAGCGCAACACGGGCCAGAACGACCTGCTCCAGAACCTCATGGGGTCActgttcggcggcggcagcggcggaggcCTGCCTGGTCTCGGCGCGAGGTAG